The proteins below come from a single Aegilops tauschii subsp. strangulata cultivar AL8/78 chromosome 6, Aet v6.0, whole genome shotgun sequence genomic window:
- the LOC141026020 gene encoding uncharacterized protein — MATSLEQYGCHLRLQHHKIVGIDLECNNKPDAMQKPTLVQLSVGKTQPVLLFHVSAAERCTVFDNFLADPRYTFAGFSIGGDKTRLERVNLEVGNFVDIQKEWRVPKATKELDSLADVAGMLINDYYNNMKKKISNKEHSRWATLPLTMRHIEYAAKDTYTAHEIWNHVTLTQDGLRRAKLEKEEPPNKRARSSWGDATW, encoded by the coding sequence ATGGCGACCTCCCTCGAGCAGTACGGGTGCCACCTCAGGCTCCAGCACCACAAGATCGTTGGGATTGATCTCGAGTGCAACAATAAGCCTGACGCGATGCAGAAACCCACCCTCGTCCAACTCTCCGTCGGCAAGACTCAGCCGGTGCTGCTCTTCCATGTGAGCGCCGCTGAAAGGTGCACCGTCTTCGACAACTTCCTCGCCGACCCCAGGTACACGTTTGCTGGCTTCTCCATCGGCGGCGACAAAACGAGGCTCGAGCGCGTCAATCTGGAGGTTGGTAACTTCGTCGACATCCAGAAGGAATGGAGGGTGCCCAAGGCCACAAAGGAGTTGGACTCCCTTGCAGACGTTGCAGGCATGCTCATCAACGACTACTACaacaacatgaagaagaagatcaGCAACAAAGAACACAGCCGTTGGGCCACCCTGCCTCTGACCATGAGGCACATTGAGTACGCGGCAAAGGACACCTACACAGCACACGAGATATGGAACCATGTCACCCTCACCCAGGACGGGCTACGCCGTGCAAAGCTGGAGAAGGAGGAGCCCCCTAATAAGCGCGCCAGGAGTAGCTGGGGAGATGCTACCTGGTGA